Proteins encoded within one genomic window of Bradyrhizobium sp. CB1717:
- a CDS encoding PH domain-containing protein, translated as MARYIDEILQPGERVLYSTNAHWIFYIPAIVAWILALVLFVLSRQATADGLVLLCLVAAGLAALAASYWTLKGWFHRFTTETDVTNLRVVHKTGFIKRRTFEMALDKVESVDVDQTILGRILNYGDVTIRGVGEGIETIRTIASPLAFRSSITTR; from the coding sequence ATGGCGCGCTATATCGACGAGATCCTGCAGCCGGGCGAGCGGGTGCTGTATTCGACCAACGCGCACTGGATCTTCTATATTCCGGCGATTGTGGCCTGGATCCTGGCGCTGGTCCTGTTCGTCCTGTCCCGGCAGGCTACCGCCGATGGGCTTGTCTTGCTTTGCCTCGTAGCTGCGGGCCTAGCGGCTCTGGCGGCCTCGTATTGGACCCTCAAGGGCTGGTTCCATCGCTTCACCACCGAGACCGACGTCACCAACTTGCGGGTCGTGCACAAGACCGGATTCATCAAGCGCCGCACCTTCGAGATGGCGCTGGACAAGGTCGAGAGCGTCGACGTCGATCAGACCATTCTTGGACGTATTCTCAACTACGGCGACGTGACGATTCGCGGCGTCGGCGAGGGGATCGAGACGATCAGGACCATCGCCTCGCCGCTCGCCTTCCGTAGTTCGATCACCACGCGGTAG
- a CDS encoding (deoxy)nucleoside triphosphate pyrophosphohydrolase translates to MADLKLTLVVACALVDADKRVLIAQRPEGKTLAGLWEFPGGKLEPGERPEQSLIRELHEELGITVAEPCLAPLTFASYGYETFHLLMPLYICRRWEGMVTAREGQNLAWVRANKLRDYPMPPADIPLIPHLIDLLM, encoded by the coding sequence ATGGCCGATCTCAAACTGACACTGGTGGTGGCCTGCGCGCTGGTGGACGCCGACAAGCGCGTCCTGATCGCGCAGCGCCCCGAAGGCAAGACACTGGCCGGCCTGTGGGAATTCCCCGGCGGCAAGCTCGAGCCGGGCGAGCGGCCGGAGCAGAGCCTGATCCGAGAACTGCACGAGGAGCTCGGCATCACCGTCGCCGAGCCGTGCCTGGCGCCGCTGACCTTCGCCAGCTACGGCTACGAGACGTTTCATCTGTTGATGCCGCTCTACATCTGCCGGCGCTGGGAAGGGATGGTGACTGCACGCGAGGGCCAGAACCTCGCCTGGGTCCGCGCCAACAAGCTGCGCGATTACCCGATGCCGCCCGCGGATATTCCGCTGATCCCGCATTTGATTGATTTGCTGATGTGA
- a CDS encoding NIPSNAP family protein codes for MITCYLRYEVPSDKVAEFEAYGRMWLELLPRFGGVHHGYFLPSEGASDVALAMFSFPSFAAYEQYRKDSAADPDVQKAIAFARETRCFRRYERSFFRPVLPKEP; via the coding sequence ATGATCACTTGTTACCTGCGATACGAGGTCCCTTCGGACAAGGTCGCCGAATTCGAGGCTTACGGCAGGATGTGGCTGGAATTACTGCCAAGATTCGGTGGCGTCCACCATGGGTACTTCCTGCCGTCGGAAGGGGCGAGCGACGTCGCGCTGGCGATGTTCAGCTTCCCGAGCTTCGCGGCCTACGAGCAATATCGGAAAGACAGCGCCGCAGATCCGGACGTCCAGAAGGCGATCGCCTTCGCAAGAGAAACACGCTGCTTCCGCCGTTATGAGCGGTCGTTCTTCCGACCTGTGCTCCCGAAAGAGCCATAG
- the argJ gene encoding bifunctional glutamate N-acetyltransferase/amino-acid acetyltransferase ArgJ, whose protein sequence is MSTSVSPLAPKTVPDMPVIAGIRLATAEAGIRYKNRTDVLLAVMDKGTAVAGVFTKSKCPSAPVEWCRAKLKGGKARALVVNSGNANAFTGKTGRASTALTAKIAAKAVGCSEGEIFLASTGVIGEPLDATKFDGVLGRLAETAEPGDYLAAAKAIMTTDTFPKVATATVKLGKAKVTINGMAKGAGMIAPDMATMLSFIFTDAPIAPAALQALLKSGVEDTFNAVTIDGDTSTSDTLLAFATGAAAEHGAPKISRASDPRLKAFVKAFNQVLANLAEQVARDGEGARKLVEITVEGAKTKASARKIAMSIANSPLVKTAIAGEDANWGRVVMAVGKAGEPADRDKLSISFNGIRVAKSGARDPDYDEAQVSEAMKAPEIAIKVSLGLGKGRDRVLTCDLTKEYVAINGDYRS, encoded by the coding sequence ATGTCCACCTCCGTCTCCCCGCTCGCCCCGAAAACCGTTCCCGACATGCCCGTGATCGCGGGCATCCGCCTTGCGACGGCCGAGGCCGGCATCCGCTACAAGAACCGCACCGACGTGCTGCTGGCGGTGATGGACAAGGGCACGGCGGTGGCCGGCGTCTTCACCAAATCGAAGTGCCCGTCGGCGCCGGTCGAATGGTGCCGCGCCAAGCTGAAGGGCGGCAAGGCGCGCGCGCTGGTGGTCAATTCCGGCAATGCCAATGCCTTCACCGGCAAGACCGGCCGCGCCTCCACCGCGCTGACCGCGAAGATCGCGGCCAAGGCCGTCGGCTGCAGCGAGGGCGAGATCTTCCTGGCCTCGACCGGCGTGATCGGCGAGCCGCTGGATGCGACCAAGTTCGACGGCGTGCTCGGCCGCCTCGCCGAGACCGCCGAGCCCGGCGACTATCTCGCCGCGGCCAAGGCGATCATGACCACCGACACCTTCCCGAAGGTCGCGACCGCGACCGTCAAGCTCGGCAAGGCCAAGGTCACCATCAACGGCATGGCCAAGGGCGCCGGCATGATCGCCCCCGATATGGCGACGATGCTGTCCTTCATCTTCACCGACGCGCCGATCGCGCCCGCAGCGCTGCAGGCCCTGCTCAAGAGCGGCGTCGAGGATACGTTCAATGCCGTGACGATCGACGGTGACACCTCGACCTCGGACACGCTGCTGGCATTCGCCACCGGCGCCGCTGCCGAGCATGGCGCACCAAAGATCAGCCGCGCCAGCGACCCGCGCCTGAAGGCCTTCGTCAAGGCCTTCAACCAGGTGCTCGCCAACCTCGCCGAGCAGGTCGCCCGCGACGGCGAAGGTGCGCGCAAGCTGGTCGAGATCACCGTCGAGGGCGCCAAGACCAAGGCCTCGGCGCGCAAGATCGCGATGTCGATAGCGAACTCGCCGCTGGTCAAGACCGCCATCGCCGGCGAGGACGCCAATTGGGGCCGCGTGGTGATGGCCGTCGGCAAGGCCGGCGAGCCCGCCGATCGCGACAAGCTCTCGATCTCGTTCAACGGCATCCGCGTCGCCAAGAGCGGCGCGCGCGATCCCGACTACGACGAGGCGCAGGTGTCGGAAGCGATGAAGGCGCCGGAGATCGCAATCAAGGTCTCGCTCGGCCTCGGCAAGGGCCGCGACCGCGTGCTGACTTGCGACCTCACCAAGGAGTATGTGGCGATCAACGGGGACTACAGGTCGTAG
- the ubiG gene encoding bifunctional 2-polyprenyl-6-hydroxyphenol methylase/3-demethylubiquinol 3-O-methyltransferase UbiG — MSMQQNTSLSAQPGSTVDAAEIAKFSKLSAEWWDPKGKMAPLHRINPLRLGYIRDAACRKFERNVRSLNCLAGLRVLDIGCGAGLLCEPLSRLGAQVIGVDPSVSNIAAAKLHADKSHLAIDYRCTTVEEIDPRERFDIVLAMEVVEHVVDVGMFLKRCAAMLKPNGLMVVSTLNRNWKSFALAIVGAEYVLRWLPRGTHEWNKFVTPDELTKYLLDNRLVITEQTGVVYSPFADKWALSSDMDVNYMVVAEGMV, encoded by the coding sequence ATGAGCATGCAGCAAAATACTTCCCTCTCCGCCCAGCCGGGCTCGACCGTCGACGCCGCCGAGATCGCGAAATTCTCAAAACTCTCGGCGGAGTGGTGGGATCCCAAGGGCAAGATGGCGCCGCTGCACCGGATCAACCCGCTGCGGCTCGGCTATATCCGCGACGCGGCCTGCCGCAAGTTCGAGCGCAACGTGCGCAGCCTCAACTGCCTCGCCGGTTTGCGCGTGCTGGACATCGGCTGCGGCGCCGGCCTGCTCTGCGAGCCGCTGTCGCGGCTGGGCGCGCAGGTCATCGGCGTCGATCCCTCGGTGAGCAACATCGCAGCGGCAAAGCTGCATGCCGACAAGAGCCATCTTGCGATCGATTATCGCTGCACCACGGTGGAGGAGATCGATCCGCGCGAGCGCTTTGACATCGTGCTGGCGATGGAGGTGGTCGAGCACGTCGTCGACGTCGGCATGTTCCTCAAGCGCTGCGCCGCGATGCTGAAGCCGAACGGGCTGATGGTGGTCTCGACGCTGAACCGGAACTGGAAGAGCTTTGCGCTCGCCATCGTCGGCGCGGAATACGTCCTGCGCTGGCTGCCGCGCGGCACCCACGAATGGAACAAGTTCGTCACCCCCGACGAGCTGACGAAATATCTGCTCGACAACCGCCTCGTCATCACCGAGCAGACCGGCGTCGTCTACTCACCCTTCGCCGACAAATGGGCGCTCTCGTCCGACATGGACGTGAATTACATGGTGGTGGCGGAAGGGATGGTGTGA
- a CDS encoding ComF family protein, whose translation MDAEASRSIASHLRGALGACRDALAHLPRLALDIALPTLCVSCREPVDGEGVCAACWARLSFIERPYCPRLGIPFVYDPGPDMLSMEAIASPPAYQRARAAVRYDDVARTLVHALKYQDRTDLAPAMGCWMARAGGELLAGADMLVPVPLHWRRAWRRRYNQSGALARVIERQSGVKVRGDVLRRVRATEQQIGLSRAQRATNVQGAFQVSPDRQAEIQGRRLVLIDDVLTSGATLDACARALLRAKAAQVDVLVFARVVEIR comes from the coding sequence ATGGACGCCGAGGCATCGCGCTCTATTGCCAGCCATCTGCGCGGCGCGCTTGGCGCCTGCCGCGACGCGCTTGCGCATCTTCCGCGGCTCGCCCTCGACATCGCGCTGCCGACGCTGTGCGTGTCCTGCCGCGAGCCGGTCGACGGCGAGGGCGTCTGTGCGGCGTGCTGGGCGCGGCTGTCGTTCATCGAGCGGCCCTATTGTCCGCGGCTCGGCATTCCCTTCGTCTACGATCCCGGCCCCGACATGCTGTCGATGGAGGCGATCGCGAGCCCACCGGCCTACCAGCGTGCCCGCGCGGCGGTGCGCTATGACGACGTCGCGCGTACGCTGGTGCATGCGCTGAAATACCAGGACCGCACCGACCTGGCGCCGGCCATGGGCTGCTGGATGGCGCGCGCGGGCGGCGAGCTGCTGGCCGGCGCCGACATGCTGGTGCCGGTGCCCCTGCATTGGCGGCGGGCCTGGCGCCGCCGCTACAACCAGTCCGGAGCGCTGGCGCGCGTGATCGAGCGGCAGAGCGGGGTGAAGGTCAGAGGCGACGTGCTGCGGCGGGTGCGCGCCACCGAGCAGCAGATCGGCCTGTCGCGGGCCCAGCGCGCCACCAATGTGCAGGGCGCATTCCAGGTATCTCCGGACCGTCAGGCCGAAATCCAGGGCCGCCGCCTCGTCCTGATCGACGATGTCCTGACCTCGGGTGCGACATTAGATGCCTGCGCGCGCGCCCTGCTCCGCGCCAAGGCGGCCCAGGTTGACGTGCTGGTGTTCGCCCGGGTTGTGGAGATCCGGTGA
- a CDS encoding methyltransferase domain-containing protein, with protein sequence MAQNPQTPPALFDRALLHARQRRAQAQGPVSFLLDRVAEDMSDRLAAVMREFHAPVDLWTPGDGLAALRARLSSIERIALDAAGAEKLPFAPDSLDLVVSALALQFVNDLPGVLAQIRRALKPDGLLLAAMIGGDSLTELRQAFAAAEAECEGGVSPRVAPFADLRDIGALLQRAGFALPVTDVDRVVVRYGNAFALMQDLRRMGAANVLIERRRTPSRRATLLRMAEIYAERFADADGRIRATFDIIWLSGWAPHASQQQPLKPGSAKASLAEAVKKAGKS encoded by the coding sequence ATGGCTCAGAACCCGCAAACCCCTCCCGCCCTGTTCGATCGTGCCTTGCTGCATGCGCGGCAGCGGCGCGCGCAGGCGCAAGGTCCTGTGAGCTTCCTGCTCGATCGTGTCGCCGAGGACATGTCCGACCGGTTGGCGGCGGTGATGCGGGAGTTTCACGCCCCGGTCGATCTTTGGACGCCCGGCGACGGCCTGGCGGCATTGCGCGCGCGGCTTTCCTCCATCGAACGGATTGCGCTCGACGCGGCCGGCGCGGAGAAACTGCCTTTCGCGCCTGATAGCCTCGATCTCGTCGTCTCGGCGCTGGCGCTGCAATTCGTCAACGACCTGCCGGGCGTGCTCGCGCAAATCCGCCGCGCGCTGAAGCCGGATGGCTTGCTGCTCGCTGCGATGATCGGTGGCGACAGCCTGACCGAGCTGCGGCAGGCCTTTGCCGCAGCGGAAGCCGAATGCGAGGGTGGTGTGTCGCCGCGCGTCGCGCCATTCGCCGATTTGCGCGACATCGGCGCGCTTCTGCAGCGGGCCGGTTTCGCGCTGCCGGTGACCGATGTCGATCGCGTCGTGGTGCGCTATGGCAATGCGTTCGCACTGATGCAGGATCTTCGCCGCATGGGTGCGGCCAATGTGCTGATCGAACGCCGCCGCACACCGAGCCGGCGGGCGACGTTGTTGCGGATGGCCGAAATCTATGCCGAGCGCTTTGCCGATGCCGACGGCCGCATCCGTGCGACATTCGACATCATCTGGCTCTCCGGCTGGGCACCCCATGCGAGCCAGCAGCAGCCGCTGAAGCCGGGCTCGGCCAAGGCGAGCCTGGCGGAGGCGGTGAAGAAGGCGGGGAAGAGTTAG
- a CDS encoding aspartate kinase, with translation MSRLVMKFGGTSVANIERIRNVARHVKREVDAGHEVAVVVSAMSGKTNELVAWCTEASPMHDAREYDAVVASGEQVTSGLLAIVLQSMGIQARSWQGWQIPIKTSDAHASARIEDIDGSEIIKRFRERKEVAVIAGFQGINAETGRITTLGRGGSDTSAVAVAAAVKADRCDIYTDVDGVYTTDPRIVPKAKRLDKIAFEDMLELASQGAKVLQVRSVELGMVHNMPIFVRSSFDKPEDIDPHANQPPGTLICGEEEIMENHVVTGIAFSKDEAQISVRQIQDKPGVAASIFGPLADANINVDMIVQNVSEDGKTTDLTFTVPAADYTRAKDTITAAKAKIGYARLDTATDVAKISVIGSGMRSHAGVAAQAFSALAGRNINIRAITTSEIKFSVLIDTAYTELAVRTLHTLYGLDQA, from the coding sequence ATGAGCCGCCTCGTGATGAAATTCGGCGGCACATCCGTCGCCAACATCGAACGCATCCGCAACGTCGCACGCCATGTGAAGCGTGAGGTCGACGCCGGCCATGAAGTGGCCGTGGTCGTCTCGGCGATGTCGGGCAAGACCAACGAGCTGGTGGCCTGGTGCACCGAGGCCTCGCCGATGCACGACGCGCGCGAATACGACGCCGTCGTCGCCTCAGGCGAGCAGGTCACGTCCGGTCTGCTTGCCATCGTGCTGCAGAGCATGGGCATCCAGGCCCGCTCCTGGCAGGGCTGGCAGATCCCGATCAAGACCAGCGACGCCCATGCCTCGGCCCGGATCGAGGACATCGACGGCAGCGAGATCATCAAGCGCTTTAGAGAGCGCAAGGAGGTCGCTGTCATCGCCGGCTTCCAGGGCATCAACGCCGAAACGGGCCGCATCACCACGCTCGGCCGCGGCGGCTCCGACACCTCGGCCGTGGCGGTCGCGGCAGCCGTCAAGGCGGACCGCTGCGACATCTACACCGACGTCGATGGCGTCTATACTACTGACCCGCGAATCGTGCCGAAGGCCAAGAGGCTCGACAAGATCGCATTCGAGGACATGCTGGAACTGGCCTCGCAGGGCGCGAAAGTGCTCCAGGTCCGCTCGGTGGAACTCGGCATGGTCCACAACATGCCGATCTTCGTCCGATCGAGCTTCGACAAGCCCGAGGATATCGACCCGCATGCCAACCAGCCGCCCGGCACGCTGATCTGCGGCGAGGAGGAGATCATGGAAAACCACGTCGTTACCGGTATCGCCTTTTCGAAGGACGAGGCCCAGATCTCGGTGCGCCAGATCCAGGACAAGCCGGGCGTTGCGGCCTCGATCTTCGGCCCGCTGGCGGACGCCAACATCAACGTCGACATGATCGTGCAGAACGTTTCCGAGGACGGCAAGACCACCGATCTCACCTTCACGGTCCCGGCCGCCGACTACACCCGCGCCAAGGACACGATTACCGCCGCCAAGGCCAAGATCGGTTATGCACGGCTGGATACCGCCACCGATGTTGCGAAAATCTCGGTGATCGGCAGCGGCATGCGCAGCCATGCCGGCGTCGCCGCCCAGGCGTTCTCGGCCCTCGCAGGGCGGAATATCAACATCCGGGCCATTACAACCTCCGAGATCAAATTCTCGGTTTTGATCGACACCGCCTATACCGAGCTGGCGGTGCGCACCCTGCATACGCTCTACGGCCTCGATCAGGCCTAG
- a CDS encoding TadE/TadG family type IV pilus assembly protein: MRAAICSMMRRLVRDRRGNVAVIFAFCCVPLITVVGCAVDYSRATQVRSKLQAAADAASVGSVGKTSPAFAAAGSMTSDGAIPAGVTDATNIFNANVANLTGYTLNSVTPTVVKSGSTVTSTVSFTGTINTMFLGVIGKTALTMSGTSTATATMPLYVDFYLLLDNSPSMGVAATPADVSKMVNNTSDKCAFACHDYNDANNYYNLAKTLGVTTRIDVLRSATQSLMDTAGATETYSNQFRMAIYDFGASSKTIGLRALFSLSASLSSAKTAAGSIDLMGVYGNNDSYTADKDTQFSTVFPAINSAISAPGAGTSAAPMKYLFFVSDGVADEYNTGCSKPVVSGGRCQSPIDVSLCTTIKNRGIKIAVLYTTYLQLPTNSWYMTYIDPFNKGPFGPSPNSEIAQNMQSCASPGLYFEVSPTQGISDAMNALFKKAVADARISG; encoded by the coding sequence ATGCGCGCTGCGATTTGCTCGATGATGCGCCGTCTCGTCCGCGACCGGCGCGGCAATGTCGCGGTGATCTTCGCATTCTGCTGCGTTCCCCTGATCACGGTGGTCGGCTGCGCGGTCGATTACTCCCGCGCGACGCAGGTCCGGTCCAAGCTCCAGGCCGCGGCCGATGCGGCCAGCGTCGGCTCGGTCGGCAAGACTTCGCCGGCCTTTGCCGCCGCGGGCTCGATGACCTCGGACGGCGCGATCCCGGCCGGCGTCACCGACGCAACGAACATCTTCAATGCCAACGTCGCCAACCTGACCGGCTATACGCTGAACAGCGTCACGCCGACGGTGGTCAAGTCCGGCTCGACCGTCACCTCGACGGTTTCGTTCACCGGCACCATCAACACCATGTTCCTCGGCGTCATCGGCAAGACCGCGCTGACCATGAGCGGGACGTCGACCGCGACAGCGACCATGCCGCTCTATGTCGACTTCTACCTCCTGCTGGACAATTCGCCGTCGATGGGCGTGGCGGCGACGCCGGCGGACGTCAGCAAGATGGTCAACAACACGTCCGACAAATGCGCCTTCGCCTGTCACGACTACAACGACGCGAACAACTACTACAACCTCGCCAAGACGCTCGGGGTGACGACGCGGATCGACGTGCTGCGCAGCGCGACCCAGTCGCTGATGGACACGGCGGGTGCCACCGAGACCTATTCGAACCAGTTCCGCATGGCGATCTACGATTTCGGCGCTTCGTCGAAGACCATCGGCCTGCGCGCGCTGTTCTCACTGTCGGCAAGCCTGTCGAGCGCGAAGACGGCGGCAGGCTCCATCGACCTGATGGGCGTCTACGGCAACAACGATTCCTACACCGCCGACAAGGACACGCAGTTCAGCACGGTCTTCCCGGCGATCAACAGCGCGATCAGCGCGCCGGGCGCCGGCACCTCGGCGGCGCCGATGAAATATCTGTTCTTCGTCTCCGACGGCGTCGCCGACGAGTACAACACCGGCTGCTCCAAGCCGGTCGTGAGCGGCGGACGCTGCCAGTCGCCGATCGACGTCTCGCTCTGCACCACCATCAAGAACCGCGGCATCAAGATCGCGGTGCTCTACACCACCTATCTGCAGCTGCCGACCAACTCCTGGTACATGACCTACATCGACCCCTTCAACAAGGGACCGTTCGGCCCCTCGCCGAACAGCGAGATCGCGCAGAACATGCAGAGCTGTGCCTCGCCGGGGCTGTATTTCGAGGTGAGCCCGACGCAAGGCATCTCGGACGCGATGAACGCGCTGTTCAAGAAGGCGGTGGCGGACGCAAGGATTTCGGGGTGA
- a CDS encoding EamA family transporter: protein MLTVTSLWIPFTVIAALGQVARNAMQRSLTKPLGTWGATNIRFLFGFPFSLLFLGVVLVATGDHIGMPPAVFWPWLLLGALSQIVATGLMLLAMNDRSFVVTTAYLKTEAIQTAIFGFVFLGDHLTWLKVLAIVIATVGVVITALRPGGEKSFAELKPTITGLVAAAAFALSAVGFRGAIITVPNVSFVTASSFTLVLGLFVQTLVLTIYLLWRAPDVLRGILGMWRPSMLAGFTGAFASQFWFLAFALTAAANVRTLALIEVLFAQGVAYYSFKQPIAPRELIGIALIVIGVAVLVGA from the coding sequence ATGCTCACCGTCACCAGCCTCTGGATTCCCTTCACCGTCATTGCTGCGCTCGGCCAGGTCGCGCGCAATGCGATGCAGCGGTCGTTGACGAAGCCGCTGGGGACCTGGGGCGCGACCAATATCCGCTTCCTGTTCGGCTTCCCGTTCTCGCTGCTGTTCCTCGGCGTGGTGCTGGTCGCGACCGGCGATCACATCGGCATGCCGCCGGCCGTGTTCTGGCCGTGGCTGCTGCTTGGGGCACTCAGCCAGATCGTCGCGACCGGACTGATGCTGCTCGCGATGAACGACCGCTCCTTCGTGGTGACGACGGCCTACCTCAAGACCGAGGCGATCCAGACCGCGATCTTCGGCTTCGTCTTCCTCGGCGATCACCTGACCTGGTTGAAGGTGCTGGCGATCGTGATCGCGACCGTCGGTGTCGTCATCACCGCGCTGCGCCCCGGCGGGGAGAAGAGTTTTGCGGAATTGAAGCCGACCATCACCGGCCTCGTCGCCGCAGCGGCGTTCGCGCTCTCCGCGGTCGGTTTTCGCGGCGCGATCATCACCGTGCCGAACGTGTCGTTCGTGACGGCCTCGTCATTCACGCTGGTGCTCGGTCTGTTCGTGCAGACGCTGGTGCTGACGATCTACCTGCTTTGGCGCGCGCCGGACGTGCTGCGCGGCATCCTCGGCATGTGGCGGCCGTCGATGCTCGCGGGCTTCACCGGCGCCTTCGCCTCGCAGTTCTGGTTTTTGGCGTTCGCGCTGACGGCCGCCGCCAATGTCCGCACGCTCGCCTTGATCGAGGTGCTGTTCGCGCAAGGCGTGGCCTACTACTCGTTCAAGCAGCCGATCGCGCCGCGCGAGCTTATCGGCATCGCGCTGATCGTGATCGGCGTGGCGGTGCTGGTGGGGGCCTAG
- the grxC gene encoding glutaredoxin 3 encodes MTAAVEIYTRPGCGYCSAARSLLTRKKATFAEFDVAKNPTWRQEMYDRAGDGSTFPQIWIGGTHVGGCDDLYALDREGKLDGLLESVKAVS; translated from the coding sequence ATGACTGCTGCTGTCGAGATCTACACCCGGCCGGGCTGCGGCTATTGCTCCGCCGCGAGGTCCCTGCTGACCCGCAAGAAGGCGACCTTCGCCGAGTTCGACGTCGCCAAGAACCCAACCTGGCGCCAGGAGATGTACGACCGCGCTGGCGACGGCTCGACCTTCCCGCAGATCTGGATCGGCGGCACCCATGTCGGCGGCTGCGACGACCTCTACGCGCTGGACCGCGAAGGCAAGCTCGACGGCCTGCTCGAAAGCGTGAAGGCGGTATCATGA
- a CDS encoding DUF1178 family protein, giving the protein MIRYALHCDRNHAFESWFQSSSAYESQVKRKLVTCPICGSAKVDKAIMAPRIVGKKGRGRATPPPEPVATTTPEAAPSGPTSLLMSQERELRAKLKELRDHIVKNADNVGERFANEARAMHYGDKEHRPIYGEASPEEAKSLIDEGIEVSPLPTLPEDRN; this is encoded by the coding sequence ATGATCCGCTATGCGCTCCATTGCGACCGCAACCACGCCTTCGAGAGCTGGTTCCAGAGCTCGTCGGCCTATGAGTCGCAGGTAAAGCGCAAGCTCGTGACCTGCCCGATCTGCGGCTCGGCCAAGGTCGACAAGGCGATCATGGCCCCGCGCATCGTCGGCAAGAAGGGCCGCGGGCGCGCCACGCCGCCGCCGGAACCCGTGGCTACGACCACGCCCGAGGCTGCGCCGTCAGGGCCGACCTCGCTGCTGATGTCGCAGGAGCGCGAGCTGCGCGCCAAGCTCAAGGAGCTGCGCGATCACATCGTCAAGAACGCCGACAATGTCGGCGAGCGCTTTGCCAACGAGGCCCGCGCGATGCATTACGGCGACAAGGAGCACCGCCCGATCTATGGCGAGGCTTCGCCCGAAGAGGCGAAGTCGCTGATCGACGAAGGCATCGAGGTCTCGCCGCTGCCGACGCTGCCGGAAGACCGGAACTAG
- a CDS encoding carbon-nitrogen hydrolase family protein, producing the protein MSENRTFTAAMVQMRTGLLPEPSLAQATRLIRQAAAGGADYVQTPEVSNMMQLNRKALFEHLQSEEDDTSLKAYRALAAELKIHIHVGSLALRFSPEKAVNRSFLIGPEGNVLASYDKIHMFDIELPDGESYRESANYQPGETAVISDLPWGRVGLTICYDVRFPALYRALAESGAYFITVPSAFTRKTGEAHWHVLLRSRAIETGCFIFAAAQAGTHENKRETYGHSLIIDPWGEILAEGDVEPGIIMAKIDPAKVETARRAIPSLQHGRRFGVADPKAGPDHLHLVRGSA; encoded by the coding sequence ATGAGCGAGAACAGGACCTTTACCGCCGCGATGGTGCAGATGCGCACCGGCCTGTTGCCGGAGCCCAGCCTTGCGCAGGCCACAAGGCTGATCCGGCAGGCGGCGGCGGGCGGCGCCGATTACGTGCAGACGCCCGAGGTCAGCAACATGATGCAGCTGAACCGCAAGGCGCTGTTCGAGCATCTGCAGAGCGAAGAGGACGACACCTCGCTGAAGGCCTACCGCGCGCTGGCGGCGGAGCTGAAGATCCACATCCATGTCGGCTCGCTGGCGCTGCGCTTCTCGCCGGAGAAGGCGGTCAACCGCTCCTTCCTGATCGGGCCCGAGGGCAACGTGCTCGCGAGCTACGACAAGATCCACATGTTCGACATCGAGCTGCCGGACGGCGAGAGCTATCGCGAATCCGCCAATTACCAGCCCGGCGAGACCGCCGTGATCTCCGACCTGCCCTGGGGCCGGGTGGGCTTAACGATCTGCTACGACGTGCGCTTCCCCGCGCTGTACCGCGCGCTGGCCGAGAGCGGCGCCTACTTCATCACGGTGCCCTCCGCCTTCACCCGCAAGACCGGTGAAGCGCATTGGCACGTGCTGCTGCGTTCCCGCGCAATCGAGACCGGCTGCTTCATCTTTGCCGCGGCGCAGGCAGGCACCCACGAGAACAAGCGCGAGACCTATGGTCACTCGCTGATCATCGATCCCTGGGGCGAGATCCTCGCCGAGGGCGATGTCGAGCCCGGCATCATCATGGCGAAGATCGACCCGGCCAAGGTCGAGACCGCGCGCCGCGCAATTCCGTCGCTCCAGCACGGCCGCCGCTTCGGCGTCGCCGACCCCAAGGCCGGGCCGGATCATCTGCACCTCGTACGGGGATCGGCATGA